In the genome of Paraburkholderia azotifigens, the window CGCGAACAGCTGGCGCGTCCGGCTCAGGCTGGACAACCTGCACAAGCGGCTCAAGCAGCACAAGCGGCTCAAGCAGGACAAGCAGGACAAGCAGGACAAGCAGGACAAGCGAGCTGACGGTGGACGCGGCGCGGTCGCGCAGACCGCGCCGTCCCGCTCAAAACGCGCTGCGATACGCGTAGAGGCCAGGCAAGCCGCCCGTCATCAGGAACAGCACCTTTGCGCCCGGCGCGAACATCCTGTTTCTGATGTCGTGCAGCAGGCCCGCAAATGCCTTGCCGCTATACACGGGATCGAGCAGCAAGCCTTCCGTGCTGGCCAGAAGCCGCACGGCTTCGCGCATCGCATCGGTGGGAATGCCGTATCCCTCGCCGCGCTGCCCGTCCGCAACGATGACGCTCTCGTCCGGAAGCATCGCTCCCGGCTGAAGCAGCGCCAGCGTTTCCTGCGCCTTCAGCCGCGTGTTGGACAAGGTGTTCTCGTGAGTCGCCAGCACGTTGCAGGCAACGACACGCGCGGGGTCTTCCCTCATCGACAGCAGACCCGCGACGAGACCCGCTTGCGTGCCGCCGCTGCCGTTGGGCAACGCAATGCGATCGAATGACATGTGTGCCGCGCGCGCCTGCTCGAGAATCTCCGCGGCGCACGCCGCATAGCCGAGATTGCCGACCGCAGACGAGCCGCC includes:
- a CDS encoding D-cysteine desulfhydrase family protein, which produces MSISPSLDLTAFPRYQLTEGPTPIQHLSRLSERMGDVDIYVKRDDLMGLGGGGSKLRKLEFLLGEALAQGADTIVTVGARQSNHARLTAAAAARAGLACEIVLTRTVPRDDDAYVHNGNVLLDELFGARIHDLPGNADAMAFAQHRADELRKSGRTVYLAPLGGSSAVGNLGYAACAAEILEQARAAHMSFDRIALPNGSGGTQAGLVAGLLSMREDPARVVACNVLATHENTLSNTRLKAQETLALLQPGAMLPDESVIVADGQRGEGYGIPTDAMREAVRLLASTEGLLLDPVYSGKAFAGLLHDIRNRMFAPGAKVLFLMTGGLPGLYAYRSAF